One segment of Balaenoptera ricei isolate mBalRic1 chromosome 8, mBalRic1.hap2, whole genome shotgun sequence DNA contains the following:
- the PRR33 gene encoding proline-rich protein 33: protein MLTSAASMAPEPAGRCPPGPPGPPPPLLPKPGKDNVRLQKLLRQAARKRTSSGGPPAPPGAFRTSLSPVSEASHDQETLAPSPAEAPQAVATLPYSPHTRVTHHVASPLQRSTFSFSLTQHGSLASHSKPTGPRLAAPAPEPVQSPCGLAQVSDPTVRGTPISQVHFRRAPSPQAGTPEPSPTALDGGPGDQDQDTAICPPGAQPPIPAVHTHSLPARARAAGPQHDEPSALSASVPREARGRVVVSIAPTYRSPGPSPYTLASVAPKAGHREEPPPAGPATEAQQVSSPREASSPAPLSGPHPCRVPKVAPKPRLSGWTRLKKQLLEAAPFPGPEPSPGHAERGGTAPTVSAPRLAPASRSSRMWDAVLHRMSVAEARGGQVGPWDGVHTLPGFSRLPFLCWPRFNARKLQEMAARPPPVSHPVLVLSPQPKNFNRSAAGWRLQ from the coding sequence ATGCTCACCTCGGCCGCCTCCATGGCCCCTGAGCCGGCTGGCCGGTGCCCCCCGGGGCCCCCGGGACCCCCACCACCACTGCTGCCCAAGCCCGGGAAGGACAACGTGCGTCTGCAGAAGCTCCTGAGGCAGGCAGCCCGGAAGAGGACGAGCAGCGGCGGGCCGCCTGCCCCGCCCGGGGCTTTCCGCACCTCCTTATCCCCCGTGAGCGAGGCCAGCCACGACCAGGAGACCCTGGCCCCGAGCCCCGCGGAGGCGCCACAGGCGGTGGCCACCCTACCCTACTCCCCCCACACCCGCGTCACCCACCACGTGGCGTCCCCCCTGCAGAGGTCCACGTTCTCCTTCAGCCTCACCCAGCACGGGAGCCTGGCTTCACACTCCAAGCCCACGGGGCCCCGGCTCGCAGCCCCGGCCCCAGAACCTGTCCAGTCCCCCTGCGGCCTTGCCCAGGTCTCGGACCCCACAGTGAGGGGCACCCCCATCAGCCAGGTGCACTTCCGGCGGGCACCATCCCCGCAGGCCGGGACCCCTGAGCCCTCCCCGACGGCCCTGGATGGCGGGCCTGGCGACCAGGACCAGGACACAGCCATCTGCCCTCCCGGGGCTCAGCCCCCGATCCCTGCGGTCCACACCCACTCACTGCCCGCCAGGGCCCGGGCTGCCGGCCCTCAGCACGACGAGCCCTCGGCGTTAAGCGCCTCGGTGCCCAGAGAGGCCAGAGGCCGGGTGGTGGTGTCCATTGCCCCCACCTACCGCTCACCAGGACCCTCGCCTTACACGCTGGCCTCTGTGGCCCCCAAAGCTGGGCACCGGGAGGAACCCCCCCCGGCCGGCCCTGCCACTGAGGCTCAGCAGGTCTCCAGCCCCCGCGAGGCCTCATCCCCTGCACCACTGTCAGGCCCCCACCCGTGCCGTGTCCCCAAAGTCGCACCCAAGCCCCGGCTCAGCGGCTGGACGCGCCTCAAGAAGCAGCTGCTGGAAGCGGCCCCCTTCCCAGGGCCAGAGCCGAGCCCGGGGCACGCGGAGCGGGGAGGGACAGCCCCCACTGTCTCGGCGCCCCGGCTGGCCCCTGCCTCCCGGTCCTCCAGGATGTGGGACGCAGTGCTGCACCGCATGTCAGTGGCCGAGGCCCGTGGCGGCCAGGTGGGGCCCTGGGATGGGGTGCACACCCTGCCCGGCTTCAGCCGCCTGCCCTTCCTTTGCTGGCCTCGCTTCAACGCCCGGAAGCTGCAGGAGATGGCCGCCCGGCCCCCTCCCGTGAGCCACCCCGTCCTGGTCCTGAGCCCCCAGCCCAAGAACTTCAATCGTTCGGCAGCTGGCTGGAGGCTCCAGTGA
- the LSP1 gene encoding lymphocyte-specific protein 1 isoform X3: MAAAPSHPGSEEHQELLVEEGTGLATQWSVEEEEDGARGRRQQERGWQLPAQDEDEGGQSLVQLEQEKLLSPKPSEAPELDEDEGFGDWSQKPEQRRQHWGAGETTDGGAPPRGASPEGEQEEDRPLQYTFGSQGGDELTPAGVCLEELHLSPDSEPQEGPGTEDTEPKGPEGPVQGSPGLAETKEADEQHQRCQQRRAPSPLVLEETEPGSPPLSPSTKLSDRTESLNRSIQKSNSVKKSQPALPVSTIDERLEQYTQAIETSGRTPKLARQPSIELPSMAVASTKSRWETGEVQAQSSAKSPSCKDIVAGDMSKRSLWEQKGGPKASAALKSTPSAKRYKFVATGHGKYEKVLVDEGSAP; the protein is encoded by the exons GCTCGCCACTCAGTGGAgtgtggaagaggaggaggatggcgCCCGGGGGCGGCGCCAGCAGGAGAGGGGCTGGCAGCTTCCGGCCCAGGATGAGGACGAAGGAGGCCAGTCCCTGGTGCAGCTGGAGCAGGAGAAGCT CCTCAGCCCGAAGCCCTCGGAGGCCCCTGAACTGGACGAGGATGAGGGTTTCGGCGACTGGTCCCAGAAGCCAGAGCAGCGGCGGCAgcactggggggctggggagaccACGGACGGTGGGGCCCCCCCTCGGGGTGCGAGCCCGGagggggagcaggaggaggacaG GCCCCTCCAGTACACCTTTGGGAGCCAGGGTGGCGACGAGCTGACCCCAGCTGGGGTCTGTCTGGAGGAGCTGCATCTGAGCCCCGACTCAGAGCCCCAGGAGGGGCCGGGAACAGAGGACACAGAGCCCAAAGGCCCCGAGGGACCCGTCCAGGGCAGCCCAGGGCTGGCAGAGACCAAGGAGGCAGATGAACAG CACCAGAGATGCCAGCAGCGCAGGGCACCCAGCCCCTTGGTCTTGGAGGAGACGGAACCGGGCTCGCCTCCCCTGAGCCCCAGCACCAAA CTCAGCGACAGAACCGAGTCCCTGAACCGCTCCATTCAGAAGAG tAACAGTGTGAAGAAGTCCCAGCCAGCCCTGCCCGTCTCCACGATTGACGAGAGGCTGGAGCAGTACACCCAGGCCATCGAG ACCTCTGGCCGGACCCCGAAGCTAGCCCGCCAGCCATCCATCGAGCTGCCCAGCATGGCCGTGGCAAGCACCAAGAGCCGCTGGGAGACGGGAGAGGTGCAGGCTCAGTCCTCCGCCAAGTCCCCTTCCTGCAAG GATATTGTAGCTGGAGACATGAGTAAGAGGAGCCTCTGGGAGCAGAAGGGAGGCCCCAAGGCTTCGGCGGCGCTTAAG AGCACCCCGTCTGCGAAGAGGTACAAGTTTGTGGCCACTGGACACGGGAAGTACGAGAAAGTGCTCGTGGACGAGGGCTCGGCGCCCTAG
- the LSP1 gene encoding lymphocyte-specific protein 1 isoform X4 encodes MSSSALLRRNSSKQGLESLLRLATQWSVEEEEDGARGRRQQERGWQLPAQDEDEGGQSLVQLEQEKLLSPKPSEAPELDEDEGFGDWSQKPEQRRQHWGAGETTDGGAPPRGASPEGEQEEDRPLQYTFGSQGGDELTPAGVCLEELHLSPDSEPQEGPGTEDTEPKGPEGPVQGSPGLAETKEADEQHQRCQQRRAPSPLVLEETEPGSPPLSPSTKLSDRTESLNRSIQKSNSVKKSQPALPVSTIDERLEQYTQAIETSGRTPKLARQPSIELPSMAVASTKSRWETGEVQAQSSAKSPSCKDIVAGDMSKRSLWEQKGGPKASAALKSTPSAKRYKFVATGHGKYEKVLVDEGSAP; translated from the exons GCTCGCCACTCAGTGGAgtgtggaagaggaggaggatggcgCCCGGGGGCGGCGCCAGCAGGAGAGGGGCTGGCAGCTTCCGGCCCAGGATGAGGACGAAGGAGGCCAGTCCCTGGTGCAGCTGGAGCAGGAGAAGCT CCTCAGCCCGAAGCCCTCGGAGGCCCCTGAACTGGACGAGGATGAGGGTTTCGGCGACTGGTCCCAGAAGCCAGAGCAGCGGCGGCAgcactggggggctggggagaccACGGACGGTGGGGCCCCCCCTCGGGGTGCGAGCCCGGagggggagcaggaggaggacaG GCCCCTCCAGTACACCTTTGGGAGCCAGGGTGGCGACGAGCTGACCCCAGCTGGGGTCTGTCTGGAGGAGCTGCATCTGAGCCCCGACTCAGAGCCCCAGGAGGGGCCGGGAACAGAGGACACAGAGCCCAAAGGCCCCGAGGGACCCGTCCAGGGCAGCCCAGGGCTGGCAGAGACCAAGGAGGCAGATGAACAG CACCAGAGATGCCAGCAGCGCAGGGCACCCAGCCCCTTGGTCTTGGAGGAGACGGAACCGGGCTCGCCTCCCCTGAGCCCCAGCACCAAA CTCAGCGACAGAACCGAGTCCCTGAACCGCTCCATTCAGAAGAG tAACAGTGTGAAGAAGTCCCAGCCAGCCCTGCCCGTCTCCACGATTGACGAGAGGCTGGAGCAGTACACCCAGGCCATCGAG ACCTCTGGCCGGACCCCGAAGCTAGCCCGCCAGCCATCCATCGAGCTGCCCAGCATGGCCGTGGCAAGCACCAAGAGCCGCTGGGAGACGGGAGAGGTGCAGGCTCAGTCCTCCGCCAAGTCCCCTTCCTGCAAG GATATTGTAGCTGGAGACATGAGTAAGAGGAGCCTCTGGGAGCAGAAGGGAGGCCCCAAGGCTTCGGCGGCGCTTAAG AGCACCCCGTCTGCGAAGAGGTACAAGTTTGTGGCCACTGGACACGGGAAGTACGAGAAAGTGCTCGTGGACGAGGGCTCGGCGCCCTAG
- the LSP1 gene encoding lymphocyte-specific protein 1 isoform X2: MRLELVLCGQPPGPVPRRSARVMQLATQWSVEEEEDGARGRRQQERGWQLPAQDEDEGGQSLVQLEQEKLLSPKPSEAPELDEDEGFGDWSQKPEQRRQHWGAGETTDGGAPPRGASPEGEQEEDRPLQYTFGSQGGDELTPAGVCLEELHLSPDSEPQEGPGTEDTEPKGPEGPVQGSPGLAETKEADEQHQRCQQRRAPSPLVLEETEPGSPPLSPSTKLSDRTESLNRSIQKSNSVKKSQPALPVSTIDERLEQYTQAIETSGRTPKLARQPSIELPSMAVASTKSRWETGEVQAQSSAKSPSCKDIVAGDMSKRSLWEQKGGPKASAALKSTPSAKRYKFVATGHGKYEKVLVDEGSAP, translated from the exons ATGCGGCTGGAGCTGGTGCTGTGCGGTCAGCCCCCGGGTCCCGTCCCCCGGAGGTCGGCCCGGGTGATGCA GCTCGCCACTCAGTGGAgtgtggaagaggaggaggatggcgCCCGGGGGCGGCGCCAGCAGGAGAGGGGCTGGCAGCTTCCGGCCCAGGATGAGGACGAAGGAGGCCAGTCCCTGGTGCAGCTGGAGCAGGAGAAGCT CCTCAGCCCGAAGCCCTCGGAGGCCCCTGAACTGGACGAGGATGAGGGTTTCGGCGACTGGTCCCAGAAGCCAGAGCAGCGGCGGCAgcactggggggctggggagaccACGGACGGTGGGGCCCCCCCTCGGGGTGCGAGCCCGGagggggagcaggaggaggacaG GCCCCTCCAGTACACCTTTGGGAGCCAGGGTGGCGACGAGCTGACCCCAGCTGGGGTCTGTCTGGAGGAGCTGCATCTGAGCCCCGACTCAGAGCCCCAGGAGGGGCCGGGAACAGAGGACACAGAGCCCAAAGGCCCCGAGGGACCCGTCCAGGGCAGCCCAGGGCTGGCAGAGACCAAGGAGGCAGATGAACAG CACCAGAGATGCCAGCAGCGCAGGGCACCCAGCCCCTTGGTCTTGGAGGAGACGGAACCGGGCTCGCCTCCCCTGAGCCCCAGCACCAAA CTCAGCGACAGAACCGAGTCCCTGAACCGCTCCATTCAGAAGAG tAACAGTGTGAAGAAGTCCCAGCCAGCCCTGCCCGTCTCCACGATTGACGAGAGGCTGGAGCAGTACACCCAGGCCATCGAG ACCTCTGGCCGGACCCCGAAGCTAGCCCGCCAGCCATCCATCGAGCTGCCCAGCATGGCCGTGGCAAGCACCAAGAGCCGCTGGGAGACGGGAGAGGTGCAGGCTCAGTCCTCCGCCAAGTCCCCTTCCTGCAAG GATATTGTAGCTGGAGACATGAGTAAGAGGAGCCTCTGGGAGCAGAAGGGAGGCCCCAAGGCTTCGGCGGCGCTTAAG AGCACCCCGTCTGCGAAGAGGTACAAGTTTGTGGCCACTGGACACGGGAAGTACGAGAAAGTGCTCGTGGACGAGGGCTCGGCGCCCTAG
- the LSP1 gene encoding lymphocyte-specific protein 1 isoform X5, with protein MRLELVLCGQPPGPVPRRLATQWSVEEEEDGARGRRQQERGWQLPAQDEDEGGQSLVQLEQEKLLSPKPSEAPELDEDEGFGDWSQKPEQRRQHWGAGETTDGGAPPRGASPEGEQEEDRPLQYTFGSQGGDELTPAGVCLEELHLSPDSEPQEGPGTEDTEPKGPEGPVQGSPGLAETKEADEQHQRCQQRRAPSPLVLEETEPGSPPLSPSTKLSDRTESLNRSIQKSNSVKKSQPALPVSTIDERLEQYTQAIETSGRTPKLARQPSIELPSMAVASTKSRWETGEVQAQSSAKSPSCKDIVAGDMSKRSLWEQKGGPKASAALKSTPSAKRYKFVATGHGKYEKVLVDEGSAP; from the exons ATGCGGCTGGAGCTGGTGCTGTGCGGTCAGCCCCCGGGTCCCGTCCCCCGGAG GCTCGCCACTCAGTGGAgtgtggaagaggaggaggatggcgCCCGGGGGCGGCGCCAGCAGGAGAGGGGCTGGCAGCTTCCGGCCCAGGATGAGGACGAAGGAGGCCAGTCCCTGGTGCAGCTGGAGCAGGAGAAGCT CCTCAGCCCGAAGCCCTCGGAGGCCCCTGAACTGGACGAGGATGAGGGTTTCGGCGACTGGTCCCAGAAGCCAGAGCAGCGGCGGCAgcactggggggctggggagaccACGGACGGTGGGGCCCCCCCTCGGGGTGCGAGCCCGGagggggagcaggaggaggacaG GCCCCTCCAGTACACCTTTGGGAGCCAGGGTGGCGACGAGCTGACCCCAGCTGGGGTCTGTCTGGAGGAGCTGCATCTGAGCCCCGACTCAGAGCCCCAGGAGGGGCCGGGAACAGAGGACACAGAGCCCAAAGGCCCCGAGGGACCCGTCCAGGGCAGCCCAGGGCTGGCAGAGACCAAGGAGGCAGATGAACAG CACCAGAGATGCCAGCAGCGCAGGGCACCCAGCCCCTTGGTCTTGGAGGAGACGGAACCGGGCTCGCCTCCCCTGAGCCCCAGCACCAAA CTCAGCGACAGAACCGAGTCCCTGAACCGCTCCATTCAGAAGAG tAACAGTGTGAAGAAGTCCCAGCCAGCCCTGCCCGTCTCCACGATTGACGAGAGGCTGGAGCAGTACACCCAGGCCATCGAG ACCTCTGGCCGGACCCCGAAGCTAGCCCGCCAGCCATCCATCGAGCTGCCCAGCATGGCCGTGGCAAGCACCAAGAGCCGCTGGGAGACGGGAGAGGTGCAGGCTCAGTCCTCCGCCAAGTCCCCTTCCTGCAAG GATATTGTAGCTGGAGACATGAGTAAGAGGAGCCTCTGGGAGCAGAAGGGAGGCCCCAAGGCTTCGGCGGCGCTTAAG AGCACCCCGTCTGCGAAGAGGTACAAGTTTGTGGCCACTGGACACGGGAAGTACGAGAAAGTGCTCGTGGACGAGGGCTCGGCGCCCTAG
- the LSP1 gene encoding lymphocyte-specific protein 1 isoform X1: MEGLVPSLGFPQACPTLGPPHHQEARGRPETTRALGPPPTRGHLPDHLSRSLLLATQWSVEEEEDGARGRRQQERGWQLPAQDEDEGGQSLVQLEQEKLLSPKPSEAPELDEDEGFGDWSQKPEQRRQHWGAGETTDGGAPPRGASPEGEQEEDRPLQYTFGSQGGDELTPAGVCLEELHLSPDSEPQEGPGTEDTEPKGPEGPVQGSPGLAETKEADEQHQRCQQRRAPSPLVLEETEPGSPPLSPSTKLSDRTESLNRSIQKSNSVKKSQPALPVSTIDERLEQYTQAIETSGRTPKLARQPSIELPSMAVASTKSRWETGEVQAQSSAKSPSCKDIVAGDMSKRSLWEQKGGPKASAALKSTPSAKRYKFVATGHGKYEKVLVDEGSAP; this comes from the exons ATGGAGGGTCTGGTCCCATCCTTGGGGTTTCCCCAAGCCTGTCCGACACTGGGGCCCCCACATCACCAGGAGGCACGTGGACGTCCAGAGACCACCAGAGCCCTGGGTCCTCCTCCAACCCGAGGACACCTTCCCGACCACCTCTCAAGATCTCTGCT GCTCGCCACTCAGTGGAgtgtggaagaggaggaggatggcgCCCGGGGGCGGCGCCAGCAGGAGAGGGGCTGGCAGCTTCCGGCCCAGGATGAGGACGAAGGAGGCCAGTCCCTGGTGCAGCTGGAGCAGGAGAAGCT CCTCAGCCCGAAGCCCTCGGAGGCCCCTGAACTGGACGAGGATGAGGGTTTCGGCGACTGGTCCCAGAAGCCAGAGCAGCGGCGGCAgcactggggggctggggagaccACGGACGGTGGGGCCCCCCCTCGGGGTGCGAGCCCGGagggggagcaggaggaggacaG GCCCCTCCAGTACACCTTTGGGAGCCAGGGTGGCGACGAGCTGACCCCAGCTGGGGTCTGTCTGGAGGAGCTGCATCTGAGCCCCGACTCAGAGCCCCAGGAGGGGCCGGGAACAGAGGACACAGAGCCCAAAGGCCCCGAGGGACCCGTCCAGGGCAGCCCAGGGCTGGCAGAGACCAAGGAGGCAGATGAACAG CACCAGAGATGCCAGCAGCGCAGGGCACCCAGCCCCTTGGTCTTGGAGGAGACGGAACCGGGCTCGCCTCCCCTGAGCCCCAGCACCAAA CTCAGCGACAGAACCGAGTCCCTGAACCGCTCCATTCAGAAGAG tAACAGTGTGAAGAAGTCCCAGCCAGCCCTGCCCGTCTCCACGATTGACGAGAGGCTGGAGCAGTACACCCAGGCCATCGAG ACCTCTGGCCGGACCCCGAAGCTAGCCCGCCAGCCATCCATCGAGCTGCCCAGCATGGCCGTGGCAAGCACCAAGAGCCGCTGGGAGACGGGAGAGGTGCAGGCTCAGTCCTCCGCCAAGTCCCCTTCCTGCAAG GATATTGTAGCTGGAGACATGAGTAAGAGGAGCCTCTGGGAGCAGAAGGGAGGCCCCAAGGCTTCGGCGGCGCTTAAG AGCACCCCGTCTGCGAAGAGGTACAAGTTTGTGGCCACTGGACACGGGAAGTACGAGAAAGTGCTCGTGGACGAGGGCTCGGCGCCCTAG